One genomic region from SAR92 clade bacterium H455 encodes:
- a CDS encoding MBL fold metallo-hydrolase — MIKASLRRVSTPLISLSLLFLLAACDEKVDIEIIDSAASQFTLESNRELAETLDIENQVDFDNAKRGLIASAPVNRLNNPRGTEIWNAAAYDFVKGEAPDTVNPSLWRQAKLNSIRGLFEVEKGLYQLRGFDLANMSLIKSDNGWIIVDPLTTLETSRVAMDFAEQHLGPINITGVIFTHSHIDHFGGILALLNAEQVTDNNIPVIAPIGFVHEAVSENIIAGPAMLRRGSYMYGDPLSISATGHVDTGLGKQVIFGSTSILQPTVLIDQPQQSLAVDGVEIEFFNMPGSEAPSELTFYLPQWKAFCGAEVVSHVMHNVLTLRGAKVRDALLWSDYIGHIADFIEPKAETAVLFNSHHWPTWGHDDIVSQLHQQQDMYKFTHDQTVRLANIGLTPKEIAEQLKLPKSLAGNFHLRGYYGTLSHNSKAVYQYYFGWYNGNPATLNPLPPVESAVRYVEFMGGAEELLEKAEEYQKKGDYRWVAEVLNHLVFAEPDNNDARVMLAEAYRQMAYQAEAGPWRDIYLSAAHDLQGGAKIVRYDAAASKAFLQQVPLEQFMKALSVRLDGEKAEGEALSINIAFTNGQGEVNHNFVMTVRNSVMHYRRGPGEQTADATLTLSKALFVDILVGEAGLTDFIGSDELAVDGSVLKLVKFFSLLGEPNDAFNIVLP; from the coding sequence ATGATCAAGGCTAGTCTGCGTCGTGTATCTACTCCACTTATCAGTTTGTCTCTGTTGTTTTTATTAGCCGCCTGCGATGAAAAAGTCGATATTGAAATCATCGATTCAGCTGCCAGCCAGTTCACACTAGAGAGTAACCGCGAATTAGCAGAAACCCTTGATATAGAGAATCAAGTGGATTTCGATAATGCTAAACGTGGCCTTATCGCCAGTGCCCCAGTCAACAGATTAAATAACCCCCGTGGTACCGAAATCTGGAATGCCGCCGCCTATGACTTTGTTAAAGGCGAAGCCCCAGACACCGTTAACCCAAGCCTCTGGCGTCAGGCAAAATTAAACAGCATTCGCGGACTCTTTGAAGTGGAGAAAGGCCTCTACCAACTGCGCGGTTTTGATCTCGCCAATATGAGCCTGATTAAAAGTGATAATGGTTGGATTATTGTAGACCCCCTCACCACCCTCGAAACCAGCCGCGTTGCCATGGACTTTGCCGAACAGCATCTAGGCCCGATTAATATCACCGGGGTGATCTTTACCCACAGCCATATTGATCACTTCGGTGGCATCTTGGCACTGCTTAATGCAGAGCAAGTAACCGATAACAATATTCCCGTTATAGCCCCAATAGGTTTCGTTCATGAAGCTGTGAGCGAAAATATTATTGCCGGCCCAGCCATGCTGCGTCGCGGTAGCTACATGTATGGCGATCCCCTCAGTATCTCCGCCACCGGCCATGTGGACACTGGTCTGGGTAAGCAGGTGATCTTTGGCAGCACCTCCATTCTGCAGCCCACAGTCTTAATCGATCAGCCTCAGCAGAGTCTCGCTGTGGATGGTGTCGAAATTGAATTCTTTAATATGCCCGGCAGTGAAGCCCCCTCCGAGCTGACTTTTTATCTGCCCCAGTGGAAAGCCTTTTGTGGTGCAGAGGTGGTCTCACACGTGATGCACAATGTGCTGACCCTGCGCGGCGCCAAGGTTCGCGATGCGCTGTTATGGAGTGACTATATAGGTCATATCGCCGATTTTATCGAACCTAAAGCTGAGACTGCGGTGCTGTTTAACAGCCACCACTGGCCAACCTGGGGTCATGACGACATTGTCAGCCAGCTGCACCAGCAACAGGATATGTACAAGTTTACCCACGACCAGACTGTGCGTTTGGCCAATATAGGGCTGACTCCTAAAGAGATCGCCGAGCAATTAAAATTACCTAAAAGTCTCGCCGGAAATTTTCATCTGCGCGGTTACTACGGCACTCTGAGCCACAATAGCAAAGCGGTTTATCAGTATTATTTTGGTTGGTATAACGGCAATCCTGCGACACTTAATCCATTGCCGCCAGTGGAGTCTGCAGTGCGTTACGTGGAGTTTATGGGCGGTGCTGAAGAGCTGCTAGAGAAGGCTGAGGAGTATCAGAAAAAGGGAGACTATCGCTGGGTGGCTGAGGTATTGAACCATCTGGTATTTGCCGAGCCGGATAATAATGACGCCCGTGTCATGTTGGCCGAAGCCTATCGGCAGATGGCCTATCAAGCCGAGGCCGGTCCTTGGCGTGACATTTATCTTTCCGCTGCTCACGATCTTCAGGGTGGCGCCAAGATCGTCCGTTATGACGCCGCCGCATCGAAGGCGTTTTTGCAGCAGGTGCCGCTGGAGCAATTTATGAAAGCGCTGTCGGTGCGATTGGATGGTGAAAAGGCTGAGGGTGAAGCGCTGTCGATTAACATCGCCTTCACCAACGGGCAGGGCGAGGTTAATCACAATTTTGTCATGACTGTCAGAAACTCAGTGATGCATTATCGTCGTGGACCAGGGGAGCAAACTGCCGATGCTACGCTCACCCTGAGTAAGGCACTGTTTGTCGATATTTTAGTAGGCGAGGCCGGTTTAACTGATTTTATTGGCTCGGATGAACTGGCGGTTGATGGCAGTGTACTTAAGTTAGTGAAGTTCTTTTCCTTGTTGGGCGAGCCCAATGATGCGTTTAATATAGTGTTGCCCTAA
- a CDS encoding AMP-binding protein has translation MNNVTGVSELSSSELSFSQQKLIQLNAEDGFTSLVDGFNRACERFPQRPAFTCLGQTLYFDEIEQLSRQFGCYLLEHCDLVAGDRVAVQLPNISQFPIAVWGILRAGMVVVNTNPMYTAREQLHQFNDSGAKALVVLSDLLPVTEQVVPQTAVKTVIATSAIDLLQPQPLPATSLTNLIGFTDALALGANKQLPERASSMSEVAVLQYTGGTTGPSKGAILTHGNIFGGVRMSKLSIDFSDEAVPDLLIAPMPLYHVFGFTMNVVSSFLGGSHSVLIPNARDIDSMVATMKQHQLTTMAGITTLLQGLMRHPQFDEIDFSRLKGIIVGGAALVKEVGDEWEARTGARVFEGYGLSETTSVLTCNGPDNSRVGTVGLPMLYQEVKLIDAEGNTIATGERGEVCCRGAHVMQGYWNRPDATAEALDGDGWFRTGDIGVMAEDGMLTIVDRVKDMVIVSGFNVYPNEIEDVAYGHSDIIECAVVGVADERTGEAVKLFVVSTNPDLGEQQVKDFCREQLTAYKVPKHVVFMDELPKSPVGKILRRELRD, from the coding sequence ATGAATAACGTAACTGGCGTATCTGAGCTGTCTTCTTCCGAGCTATCATTTTCTCAACAGAAACTTATCCAACTCAATGCTGAGGATGGATTTACCAGTTTGGTTGATGGCTTTAATCGAGCCTGTGAGAGGTTTCCGCAGCGTCCCGCTTTTACCTGTCTTGGGCAGACCCTCTACTTTGATGAAATTGAGCAGTTAAGTCGCCAATTCGGCTGCTATTTGCTCGAGCATTGCGATCTGGTTGCCGGTGATCGTGTCGCTGTGCAGCTGCCCAATATTAGCCAGTTTCCCATCGCGGTCTGGGGCATATTGCGCGCTGGCATGGTGGTGGTGAATACCAATCCTATGTATACGGCTCGAGAGCAGCTCCACCAATTTAATGATTCCGGTGCCAAGGCCCTGGTGGTTCTCAGTGACCTATTGCCGGTTACCGAACAGGTGGTCCCGCAAACCGCTGTTAAGACTGTGATCGCCACCAGCGCCATTGATTTGTTGCAGCCCCAGCCGTTGCCAGCCACTAGCCTCACCAATCTGATTGGCTTTACTGATGCCTTGGCTCTGGGTGCAAATAAGCAATTACCGGAGAGAGCCTCCTCCATGTCTGAGGTGGCGGTTCTGCAATACACTGGCGGAACCACTGGTCCGTCGAAGGGTGCGATTTTAACCCATGGCAATATCTTTGGCGGCGTGCGCATGTCCAAGCTGAGTATCGACTTTAGCGATGAAGCTGTGCCGGATCTGTTGATTGCCCCTATGCCTCTCTACCATGTCTTTGGTTTTACCATGAATGTGGTGAGCAGCTTTCTCGGTGGCAGTCACTCCGTGTTAATTCCCAATGCCCGAGATATCGACAGCATGGTCGCGACCATGAAGCAGCACCAGCTCACGACAATGGCCGGTATCACTACTTTGCTCCAGGGGTTGATGCGTCATCCCCAGTTCGACGAGATCGATTTCTCTCGCCTTAAAGGCATCATTGTCGGTGGTGCTGCGCTGGTGAAAGAGGTGGGTGATGAGTGGGAAGCCCGCACTGGTGCGCGAGTTTTTGAAGGCTATGGACTTTCTGAGACCACTTCGGTTTTGACTTGCAATGGTCCCGATAACAGTCGTGTCGGCACTGTGGGTCTGCCGATGCTCTATCAGGAAGTGAAGCTGATTGATGCTGAGGGCAATACTATTGCCACTGGCGAGCGCGGTGAGGTTTGCTGTCGCGGCGCCCATGTTATGCAGGGCTATTGGAATCGTCCCGATGCCACCGCAGAGGCGCTGGACGGAGATGGCTGGTTTCGCACCGGTGATATAGGTGTGATGGCTGAGGACGGCATGCTGACCATTGTCGACCGCGTAAAAGATATGGTGATTGTCTCGGGCTTTAACGTCTACCCCAATGAAATTGAAGATGTGGCCTATGGCCATAGCGATATTATTGAATGTGCTGTGGTCGGCGTTGCCGATGAGCGAACCGGTGAGGCGGTTAAGTTATTTGTCGTCTCGACCAATCCGGATCTCGGCGAACAGCAGGTGAAGGACTTCTGCCGTGAGCAGTTAACCGCCTATAAAGTGCCCAAGCATGTGGTCTTTATGGATGAGTTACCTAAGTCGCCAGTGGGCAAAATTCTTCGTCGCGAGTTGCGTGACTAG
- a CDS encoding acetyl-CoA C-acetyltransferase, whose product MTEIRKVAIVGGSRIPFVRSNTAYSDASNMDMLTAALKGVVQRFDLEGERLGEVAAGAVMKHSRDFNLAREATLDSGLSLQTPAYDVQQACGTGLEAAILVGNKIALGQIESGIAAGTDTASDAPIALNEKYRKMVLRLNRAKTLGQRLKVMASMRPSFMVPAIPANAEPRTGMSMGQHCELMVKEWGVSREEQDQLTFNSHQNLIAAYQRGFFDDLIQPFNGVSRDGIMRDTPLEKLAKLKPAYDRENGTLTAANSTTLTDGAAAVLLASEEWATARNLPIQAYLTHSEVAAVDFYTAGQQSEGLLMAPAYAVPRMLARAGLTLQDFDFYEIHEAFAAQALCTMKAWEDDDFCKNKLGLDGALGSIDRSKLNVNGSSVATGHPFAATGPRIIATLAKLLEEKGSGRGLISICAAGGQGVTAIIER is encoded by the coding sequence ATGACCGAGATTCGCAAAGTAGCCATTGTCGGCGGAAGTAGAATTCCCTTTGTTCGCAGTAACACTGCCTATAGCGACGCCAGCAATATGGATATGCTCACCGCTGCCTTAAAAGGTGTTGTGCAGCGTTTTGATTTAGAAGGTGAGCGTCTTGGGGAAGTCGCCGCCGGCGCTGTGATGAAGCATTCTAGGGATTTTAATTTGGCCAGAGAAGCCACCTTGGATTCTGGACTCTCCCTGCAAACTCCAGCCTATGATGTACAGCAGGCCTGCGGTACCGGTCTTGAAGCTGCAATCTTGGTGGGCAATAAAATTGCTCTGGGGCAAATCGAGTCTGGCATCGCCGCCGGTACAGATACCGCCAGCGATGCACCCATAGCTCTGAATGAAAAATACCGCAAAATGGTACTGCGCCTAAACCGCGCCAAAACTTTAGGCCAGCGTTTAAAAGTCATGGCCAGTATGAGACCCAGCTTTATGGTCCCTGCCATACCAGCCAATGCCGAGCCGCGCACGGGGATGTCTATGGGCCAGCACTGTGAGCTGATGGTCAAAGAATGGGGAGTTAGCCGTGAAGAACAGGATCAGCTGACTTTTAATAGCCATCAAAACCTCATTGCAGCTTACCAGCGGGGCTTTTTTGATGATCTTATTCAGCCGTTTAATGGAGTCAGCCGCGATGGCATTATGCGCGACACGCCTCTGGAGAAACTGGCCAAACTCAAGCCCGCCTATGATCGCGAAAATGGCACCTTAACAGCCGCCAACTCAACCACACTCACTGATGGCGCCGCCGCTGTATTGCTCGCCAGTGAAGAATGGGCCACTGCACGCAACCTACCGATTCAGGCCTACCTGACCCACAGCGAAGTGGCTGCGGTGGATTTCTATACTGCAGGGCAACAGAGTGAAGGTCTGCTCATGGCCCCGGCTTACGCCGTACCAAGAATGCTTGCCCGCGCTGGTCTAACCTTGCAGGACTTTGATTTCTACGAGATTCACGAAGCCTTCGCCGCTCAGGCGCTGTGCACCATGAAGGCCTGGGAAGATGACGATTTCTGTAAAAACAAGCTCGGCCTTGATGGCGCTTTGGGCAGCATCGACCGCAGCAAACTCAATGTGAATGGCTCCAGTGTTGCTACCGGCCATCCATTTGCTGCAACTGGCCCAAGAATTATTGCCACATTGGCAAAACTGCTTGAAGAGAAAGGTTCTGGGCGTGGCCTGATTTCGATCTGTGCCGCTGGTGGCCAGGGGGTTACGGCTATTATTGAACGTTAA
- a CDS encoding alpha/beta fold hydrolase, protein MIEAGNTQYAQSNGLKIAYESFGNPEDPAIVLVAGLYNQLVRWPLELCQHLVDRGFRVIRFDNRDIGLSDKFDGVRAPGYFRLLLKSYFAVPVAAPYNLDDMAADTVGLLDALDIPAAHLVGMSMGGMISQIVAGRYPDRVLSLTSIMSTSGERGKGEASLKVSLKMLQPASKGKTPLDIAVEIWQMLGGPAYPMSDADIRAQVIAEHQRSSNPAGYMRQISAIRTSPSRVALLNAIKAPTLIIHGNQDVLVPVSGGIDTAKHIAHAELVRFEGMGHTLPQALLEQFADLIHKNSNIGA, encoded by the coding sequence ATGATTGAAGCAGGAAATACGCAGTACGCACAGAGTAATGGACTGAAGATTGCTTACGAATCCTTTGGTAATCCAGAGGATCCGGCGATTGTTTTAGTGGCTGGGCTGTATAACCAACTGGTGCGCTGGCCTTTGGAATTGTGCCAACATTTGGTCGATCGAGGGTTTCGGGTTATCCGTTTCGATAACCGTGATATCGGCCTCAGCGATAAATTTGATGGTGTTAGAGCACCGGGTTATTTTCGCCTGCTGCTTAAATCCTATTTTGCTGTGCCAGTTGCTGCTCCCTACAACCTAGATGATATGGCTGCAGATACCGTGGGCCTATTGGATGCCTTGGATATTCCTGCCGCGCATTTAGTGGGCATGTCTATGGGCGGCATGATCAGTCAAATAGTTGCTGGCCGCTATCCCGATCGGGTGCTGTCACTGACCTCGATTATGTCCACCAGTGGAGAGCGCGGCAAAGGAGAGGCCTCTTTAAAGGTTAGTTTGAAAATGCTTCAGCCCGCATCTAAGGGTAAGACGCCCTTAGATATAGCGGTTGAAATTTGGCAGATGCTTGGCGGTCCAGCCTATCCCATGAGCGATGCAGATATCAGAGCCCAGGTGATTGCTGAACACCAGCGCTCGAGCAATCCCGCCGGTTATATGCGTCAAATCAGCGCCATTAGAACCTCACCTAGTCGTGTGGCGTTACTGAACGCAATCAAGGCCCCCACATTGATTATTCACGGCAACCAGGATGTGCTGGTACCAGTCAGTGGTGGCATAGACACGGCTAAACATATTGCCCATGCAGAGTTAGTTCGATTTGAGGGTATGGGGCATACATTGCCTCAGGCGCTATTGGAACAATTTGCTGATTTAATCCATAAAAACAGCAACATAGGCGCTTAG
- a CDS encoding MaoC family dehydratase: MPKMIKKSEIADYIGHVCEPTDWFEVKQEQVNEFAECTLDRQFIHIDPVAAAATPFGGTIAHGFLTLSMLSYFSESYNLLIEGIYMGVNKGFDKVRFVAPVRVGSKIRCHATVMDITEKRPGQYDFKMEVTVEIEGGDKPALVAEWLSVQMAK, from the coding sequence ATGCCTAAGATGATTAAGAAGTCCGAGATTGCCGATTATATCGGTCACGTTTGCGAGCCTACTGATTGGTTTGAGGTAAAGCAGGAGCAGGTTAATGAATTTGCTGAATGCACCTTGGATCGCCAGTTTATCCATATTGATCCAGTTGCTGCAGCGGCTACGCCTTTTGGCGGCACTATTGCCCACGGCTTTTTGACTCTGTCTATGCTGTCCTATTTCTCTGAGAGCTACAATCTGCTGATTGAAGGCATCTACATGGGTGTTAACAAGGGCTTTGATAAGGTGCGTTTTGTTGCGCCGGTTCGTGTTGGTAGCAAGATTCGCTGTCACGCGACGGTTATGGATATCACTGAGAAGCGCCCTGGCCAGTACGATTTTAAGATGGAAGTGACTGTTGAAATCGAGGGTGGCGACAAGCCTGCTCTGGTTGCTGAGTGGTTGTCTGTGCAGATGGCTAAATAG
- a CDS encoding acetyl-CoA C-acyltransferase: MKEAVIVSAARTPIGRAFRGAFNNLESPSMSSHAITAAVARAGIDPSEIDDCIMGAAMQQGTQTMNLGRQAAMASGLPVSVSGMTVDRQCSSGLMAISIGASNITVDGSSIIVAGGCESISLIQNEKFNAYRVADPLAVKHVPLINMPMLDTAETVANRYSISREAQDEYAVISQARTAAAQEAGLYADEIVPVTATKLVTNRETGEVTEEVVTLSKDEGNRPGTNIEGLSALKVVRNGGTITGGNASQLSDGAAAVVLMDGTLASQRNLEPLGIYRGIAVAGCEPDEMGIGPVFAIPKLLKRHGLTVDDIGLWELNEAFAVQVIYCRDKLGIPMDRLNVNGGSISIGHPFGMSGARMVMHALMEGKRRGEKYVVITMCVGGGMGAAGLFEVV; this comes from the coding sequence ATGAAAGAAGCAGTAATCGTTTCAGCCGCTCGTACGCCAATTGGCCGGGCTTTCCGTGGTGCTTTTAATAATCTTGAGTCACCGTCTATGAGCTCCCATGCGATTACGGCTGCGGTTGCCCGCGCCGGCATTGATCCTTCAGAGATCGATGATTGCATTATGGGTGCTGCTATGCAGCAGGGTACTCAGACTATGAACTTGGGCCGTCAAGCGGCTATGGCGTCTGGTTTGCCAGTGTCTGTGTCTGGTATGACTGTTGACCGTCAGTGTTCTTCTGGTCTGATGGCTATCTCTATTGGCGCTAGCAATATTACGGTTGATGGTTCTTCGATCATTGTTGCCGGTGGTTGTGAGAGCATCAGCTTGATTCAAAATGAGAAATTCAATGCTTATCGAGTAGCTGATCCACTGGCGGTCAAGCATGTGCCGTTGATCAATATGCCGATGTTGGATACTGCTGAGACTGTTGCGAATCGTTACAGTATTTCTCGTGAAGCCCAGGATGAGTACGCGGTTATTTCTCAGGCGCGCACTGCGGCTGCTCAGGAGGCGGGTCTCTACGCTGACGAGATTGTTCCGGTTACTGCGACTAAGTTGGTGACTAATCGTGAGACCGGTGAAGTGACTGAAGAAGTTGTGACTCTGTCTAAAGATGAAGGCAACCGTCCTGGTACTAACATTGAAGGTCTGTCTGCGTTGAAAGTGGTTCGCAACGGTGGAACTATCACTGGTGGCAACGCGTCACAGCTGTCTGACGGTGCTGCTGCGGTTGTACTGATGGATGGTACGTTGGCGTCTCAGCGTAATCTTGAGCCACTGGGTATTTATCGCGGTATCGCGGTTGCTGGTTGTGAGCCGGACGAGATGGGTATTGGTCCAGTTTTTGCTATTCCTAAGTTGTTGAAGCGTCACGGTTTGACGGTTGATGATATTGGTCTGTGGGAACTGAACGAAGCCTTTGCGGTTCAGGTTATTTACTGCCGCGATAAGCTGGGCATTCCTATGGATCGTCTGAATGTTAATGGCGGTTCTATCTCTATCGGTCACCCATTTGGTATGAGTGGCGCGCGTATGGTTATGCACGCGTTGATGGAAGGTAAGCGTCGCGGCGAGAAGTACGTTGTTATCACTATGTGTGTTGGTGGTGGTATGGGTGCTGCTGGTCTGTTTGAGGTCGTTTAG
- a CDS encoding SDR family NAD(P)-dependent oxidoreductase, translating into MSINFEGKVAIVTGAGNGLGRSHALALAERGAKVVVNDLGGARDGTGASSDAAMEVVGIIEAAGGEAFAHGANVSKFDEVEDMVAQAMAKWGRVDILINNAGILRDKSFSKMDLADFKLVMDVHLMGSVNCTKAVWDIMRAQNYGRIVMTTSSSGMYGNFGQTNYGAAKMAVLGFMNTLVLEGGKNNIHVNALAPTAGTRMTEDLMPPEMLGLLTAESVTAAALVLCDESAPTKTILCAGAGGYAKAGMYETDGIFLAQDEQNPEAIVAQWDELSDPSNHQPLESGGKQTEKFLMKAMAALKA; encoded by the coding sequence ATGAGTATTAATTTTGAAGGTAAGGTAGCAATTGTCACTGGTGCAGGTAATGGCCTGGGTCGTTCTCATGCATTGGCGCTGGCCGAGCGTGGCGCCAAAGTAGTAGTCAATGATTTGGGTGGCGCACGAGACGGCACTGGTGCTTCTTCTGATGCAGCTATGGAAGTGGTCGGTATTATCGAAGCCGCTGGGGGTGAAGCCTTTGCCCATGGTGCTAACGTGTCTAAGTTTGATGAAGTTGAAGATATGGTTGCTCAGGCGATGGCGAAGTGGGGCAGGGTTGATATTTTGATCAACAATGCTGGCATCCTTCGCGACAAGTCGTTTAGCAAGATGGATTTGGCTGACTTTAAATTGGTGATGGATGTTCACCTGATGGGATCGGTTAACTGTACTAAAGCGGTCTGGGACATTATGCGCGCGCAGAACTATGGTCGTATTGTGATGACGACTTCTTCTAGCGGTATGTACGGTAACTTTGGTCAGACTAATTACGGCGCTGCGAAAATGGCGGTGTTGGGCTTTATGAACACCTTGGTTCTCGAAGGCGGCAAGAATAATATCCACGTTAATGCTCTGGCGCCTACTGCTGGCACGCGCATGACTGAAGATCTGATGCCTCCAGAAATGTTGGGTTTGTTAACCGCTGAATCTGTTACTGCAGCGGCGTTGGTTCTCTGTGATGAGAGTGCTCCAACCAAAACTATTCTCTGTGCCGGTGCTGGTGGTTATGCTAAAGCTGGCATGTATGAGACCGATGGTATTTTCTTGGCTCAAGATGAACAGAATCCTGAAGCGATTGTTGCTCAGTGGGATGAACTCAGTGACCCGTCTAACCATCAGCCTCTGGAATCCGGTGGCAAGCAAACTGAGAAGTTTTTGATGAAGGCGATGGCTGCTCTGAAGGCTTAA